A window from Pelodiscus sinensis isolate JC-2024 chromosome 31, ASM4963464v1, whole genome shotgun sequence encodes these proteins:
- the LOC142821560 gene encoding uncharacterized protein LOC142821560, whose protein sequence is MAAESPVESLWEEATHPVCLEDFTAPVTLECEHNFCQAPFSPQGRVTEQQGPLQSNQQLVNMVELAKQMSFQSAKRARWDGVYGEHQEALKLFCKENQTPTCVVCDKSQAHMVVPLQEAAQECKEKLEAHLKTLREERERVLGRKTVAEEKHQEYLKWTQVERQMIVAEFQKLRQFLEEKERLLLAQLEKLDEEIGRLQIDTVRKLSMQISHLSEWISELEGTCQKPASEFLQDVRSTLSRCETGQFQLPEEISPELEEQVRDFSQKTIALSETLREFKGTLPSALERAKRKSLGAFRQDCRTHMSVSSSAPVLQSQGHKMAVMEPVSFEEVAVYFSEEEWALLGPRQRALYRDVMQENNEAVNWLRFSILKPDLVAQLERGEEPWVSDFQSSKEMEILRVTRTAGDRTEREKKEENQPHEGSGTVESQDFSQYVEQWEAWGNQQRAERHLKNNSSRKVEKSSECGRGSSDPKETPAQQANHNGKKPCECSDYGKRLNEESGLILPQRGHTGERDCKCLKCGKSLIELSSHIEHEIVCKGEKSHKCFECGKSFSSRSHLSRHQQTHTGERPYRCLECGKSFSQSSYLFIHERIHTGERPYKCHECGKSFTWHSELIRHERTHTGEKPYKCSDCEESFSQSSNLTVHQRLHTGERPHKCHECGKGFTKRSVLTVHERTHTKEKPYKCHECGKGFTIQSALTVHERTHTGEKPYKCYACGKCFTSQTVLMRHERTHTGERPYKCCKCGKDFTWQSALIGHERTHGKEKPYKCLDCGASFSQTSHLIIHQKLHIREPV, encoded by the exons atggctgcagagagccctgtGGAAAGTCTCTGGGAGGAAGCGACACATCCcgtctgtctggaggatttcacagcccccgtcactctggagtgtgaacacaatttctgccaggcccccttcagccctcagggcagagtcactgagcagcagggacccctccagTCCAATCAGCAGCTGGTAAACatggtggaactagccaagcaGATGAGTTTCCAGTCAGcaaagagagcaagatgggatggggtgtatggggagcaccaggaggctctgaagctgttctgtaAAGAGAATCAAACTCCTACCTGTGTGGTGTGTGACAAATCCCAAGCTCACATGGTGGTGCCTTTACAGGAAGCGGCCCAGGAGTGCAAG gaaaaattggaggcccatttgaagactctgagggaagagagagaaagggtgCTGGGAAGGAAAACTGTAGCGGAAGAGAAAcaccaggagtatctg aaatggacccaagtggagaggcagatgattgtggctgagtttcagaagctgaggcagttcctggaggaaaaagagcgactcctgctggctcagctggagaagctggatgaggagattgggaggctccagattgacactgtcaggaaactctccatgcagatttcccatctcagtgagtggatcagtgagctggaggggacgtgtcagaagccagcaagtgaattcctgcag gacgtcagaagcaccctgagtag gtgtgagacggggcaattccagctgccagaggagatttcccctgaactggaagaacaagtcagagaTTTCTCCCAGAAAACAATTGCACTGTCGGAGACTCTGAGAGAGTTCAAAG GCACTCTGCcttctgcactggagagagcaaaaagaaaatctctgggagctttcagacagg ACTGCAGGACACacatgtctgtctccagctcagcccctgtcttgcagagccagggacacaaAATGGCTGTGATGGAGccggtgagcttcgaggaggtggctgtgtatttctctgaggaggaatgggctctgctgggccctcgccagagagccctctacagggatgtgatgcaggagaataatgaggctgtgaactggctga GATTCTCCATTCTCAAACCTGACTTGGTTGCCCAGCTGGAACGAGGGGAAGAGCCGTGGGTCTCAGATTTCCAGTCCTCGAAAGAAATGGAAATCCTGAGAGTCACCCGCACAG caggtgataggacagagagggagaaaaaggaggaaaatcAACCGCATGAAGGTTCTGGCACCGTAGAATCACAGGACTTTTCCCAATATGTAGAACAATGGGAAGCCTGGGGAAATCAACAGAGGGCAGAGAGGCATCTGAAAAACAATTCAAGTAGGAAAGTGGAGAAATCCAGTGAATGTGGGAGAGGATCTAGTGATCCCAAGGAAACACCAGCCCAGCAGGCAAATCACAATGGAAAGAAACCCTGTGAATGCTCAGACTATGGGAAAAGATTGAATGAGGAGTCAGGCCTTATTCTGCCCCAGAGAGggcacacaggagagagagacTGCAAGTGCTTGAAGTGTGGAAAAAGTTTGATTGAACTGTCATCCCATATTGAACATGAGATTGTCTGCAAGGGAGAGAAATCCCATAAATGctttgagtgtgggaaaagcttctctTCGAGATCACACCTTAGTAGACATCAGCAAACCCACACTGGAGAGAGGCCATATAGATGCTTGGaatgcgggaaaagcttcagtcagagttcaTACCTTTTTATACATGAGAGAATCCATACAggggagagaccatataaatgtcatgagtgtgggaaaagtttcacttGGCATTCAGAGCTCATTAGACACGAGAGAacccacacgggagagaaaccatACAAGTGCTCTGACTGTGaggaaagcttcagtcagagctcaaaccTTACTGTCCATCAGAGACTGCACACAGGCGAGAGACCACATAAATGCCAtgaatgtgggaaaggtttcaccaAGCGATCAGTCCTTACtgtccatgagagaacccacacgaAAGAAaaaccatataaatgccatgaatgtgggaaaggtttcactatACAATCAGCCCTTACtgtccatgagagaacccacacaggagagaaaccataTAAATGCTATGCATGTGGGAAATGTTTCACTAGTCAAACAGTCCTCATGagacatgagagaacccacacaggagagaggccgTATAAATGCTGTAAATGTGGGAAAGATTTCACTTGGCAATCTGCCCTCATTGGACATGAGAGAACACATGGGAAAGAGAAGCCATATAAGTGCTTGGATTGTGGGGCAAGCTTCAGTCAGACTTCACACCTTATTATCCATCAGAAACTGCACATAAGAGAGCCTGTATAA